One region of Oreochromis niloticus isolate F11D_XX unplaced genomic scaffold, O_niloticus_UMD_NMBU tig00008304_pilon, whole genome shotgun sequence genomic DNA includes:
- the LOC100693318 gene encoding formin-like protein 2 isoform X3, which produces MGNAESMESQLAVIRSRAAPVRLPMPDPAELEERFSIALNSMNLPPDKVRLLRSYDNEKKWELICDQERFQVKNPPHTYIQKLRGFLDPAVTRKKFRRRVQESTQTLRELEISLRTNHIGWVREFLNEENRGLDVLVEYLSFAQYAVTFDGEQSEAGGEVSSIDSPWSRSIEDLHGDCSLPSPSSSVPRAARHSISSTLVTRSNTLPSRRTLKNSRLVCKKDDVHVCIMCLRAIMNYQYGFNMVMSHPHAVNEIALSLNNRNPRTKALVLELLAAVCLVRGGHEIILSAFDNFKTVCSESMRFEKLMEHFKNEDDNIDFLVACMQFINIVVHSVEDMNFRVHLQYDFTKLNLEEHLERLKHTESDRLQVQIQAYLDNVFDVGTLLEDAETKTAALERVEELEENLATMSERLLDVENEAMLKIVELEKQLMQTNKELDQLRDVYASANSQVHTLRRMVREKDQTIRRQSRLERQAQEAQQAGGPGAPQPQRGEGDGGVADSASPSPPPCPNLSPSPETVAYHSTGPGMGGAPGMPAPPPPPPPPPMPGTSELNLAVSNGPYPAPPPPGPPPPPPPPPPPCRTSELSSVPMPPPPPPVAPPLPGTGGSPTVIFNSGLAAVKIKKPIQTKFRMPVLNWVALKPSQINGTIFNDIDDESILQDLNVEEFEEMFKTKAQGPAVDLTLSRQKLPQKPPSKVSLLEANRAKNLAITLRKAGQGSEVICRAIQTFDLRTVRVDFVECLMRFLPTEAEVKLLRQYERDRKPLEALSDEDRFMMQFSRLERLGQRMTIMTFMGNFSDNVQMLTPQLHAMIAASVSIKSSQKLKKILEIILALGNYMNSSKRGAVYGFKLQSLDLLLETKSTDRTQTLLHYISNVVREKYPAVSLFYNELHYVDKAAAVSLENVLSDVKELQRGMELTWREFSVSHNATLKDFISRNESRLSKLQEDARIAQDAFEDAVKFFGESSKTMPPSVFFPIFVRFIKAYRLAEEENEQRRRQEQMLLEKLEQEEQQEEEEETRSPSHRGKRQQQELITELRRRQGKDSRHVYEGKDGAIEDIITALKTVPFTARTAKRSSRFFCDPAHTEEHY; this is translated from the exons aAGTTCAGGAGAAGAGTTCAGGAGTCGACTCAGACGCTCAGAGAGCTCGAGATTTCTCTTCGTACAAACCACATTGG GTGGGTGAGAGAGTTTCTGAACGAGGAGAATCGGGGTCTTGATGTTCTGGTTGAATATTTGTCGTTTGCTCAGTACGCTGTCAC GTTTGATGGAGAACAGTCAGAGGCTGGAGGCGAGGTGTCGTCCATCGACTCTCCCTGGAGTCGTTCGATAGAAGATCTCCATGGTGACTGCAGCCTCCCCTCACCATCCTCCTCTGTACCCCGAGCAGCTCGACACTCCATCAG TTCGACTCTGGTGACTCGATCCAACACGCTGCCGAGTCGTCGAACTCTCAAGAACTCACGACTCGTGTGCAAGAAAGATGATGTTCACGTTTGTATTATGTGTCTGAGAGCCATCATGAACTACCAG TACGGCTTCAACATGGTGATGTCTCATCCTCACGCCGTCAATGAAATTGCTCTCAGCCTCAACAACAGGAACCCAAG GACAAAGGCTCTGGTCTTGGAGTTGTTGGCCGCAGTGTGTTTGGTCAGAGGAGGGCACGAGATCATCCTGTCGGCCTTCGACAACtttaaaact GTGTGCTCCGAGTCAATGCGTTTTGAAAAGTTGATGGAACATTTTAAGAATGAAGATGACAACATCGACTTCTTG GTGGCCTGCATGCAGTTCATCAACATTGTGGTTCACTCTGTGGAGGACATGAACTTCAGAGTCCACTTGCAATATGACTTCACCAAACTCAACCTGGAAGAACACCTGGAG CGGCTAAAGCACACAGAGAGCGACAGGCTGCAGGTTCAGATTCAGGCATACCTGGATAACGTGTTTGATGTTGGGACACTGCTGGAGGATGCAGAGACCAAAACTGCTGCTCTGGAGAGAGTTGAGGAACTGGAGGAGAACCTGGCCACG ATGTCAGAACGTCTGCTGGATGTGGAGAACGAAGCAATGTTGAAGATCGTGGAACTGGAGAAACAGCTGATGCAGACCAACAAAGAGCTGGACCAACTCCGG GATGTGTATGCCAGTGCTAACTCACAGGTGCATACCTTGCGGCGGATGGTCCGGGAAAAGGACCAGACGATCCGACGTCAGAGTCGTCTGGAGCGTCAGGCTCAGGAAGCACAGCAGGCCGGAGGACCCGGAGCTCCTCAACCGCAGAGAGGAGAGGGCGATGGAGGGGTGGCTGATTCTGCCTCTCCGTCACCTCCACCCTGTCCTAACCTGTCCCCCAG CCCTGAGACTGTAGCTTATCACAGCACGGGACCGGGGATGGGCGGAGCCCCAGGCATGCCGgccccacctcctccacctcctcctccaccaatGCCAGGCACAAGTGAGTTGAACCTTGCAG tGTCCAACGGACCGTATCCAGCACCTCCTCCACctggtcctcctcctcctccccctccccctcctcctccttgtcGGACCAGTGAGCTCTCCTCCGTCCCCATGCCCCCGCCTCCTCCACCTGTGGCCCCACCACTCCCAGGAACAGGGGGGTCGCCTACAGTCATCTTTAACTCTGGACTTGCAG CGGTGAAAATAAAGAAGCCAATCCAGACCAAGTTCAGGATGCCGGTGCTGAACTGGGTCGCTCTGAAGCCAAGTCAGATCAACGGAACCATCTTCAATGACATCGATGATGAGTCCATCCTGCAG gaCCTGAACGTGGAGGAGTTCGAGGAGATGTTTAAGACCAAGGCTCAGGGTCCAGCCGTGGACCTAACGCTGTCCAGGCAGAAGCTTCCTCAGAAACCTCCGTCCAAAGTTTCTCTGCTGGAGGCCAACAGAGCCAAAAACCTGGCCATCACGCTGAGGAAGGCCGGccaggggtcagaggtcatcTGCCGTGCCATCCAAAC GTTCGACCTCCGGACCGTTCGAGTGGACTTTGTAGAGTGTCTGATGCGTTTCCTGCCGACGGAGGCTGAGGTGAAGCTGCTACGGCAATATGAGAGGGACCGAAAACCTCTGGAGGCGCTAAGCGACGAAGATCGCTTCATGATGCAGTTCAGTCGCCTTGAAAGACTAGGCCAGCGCATGACCATCATGACTTTCATGGGCAACTTCAGCGACAACGTCCAGATGTTAACACCG CAACTCCACGCCATGATCGCAGCCTCAGTTTCTATAAAGTCATCTcagaagctgaagaagatcctCGAG ATCATCTTGGCTTTGGGAAACTACATGAACAGCAGTAAGAGAGGAGCGGTGTACGGATTCAAGCTGCAGAGCTTAGACctg TTACTGGAGACCAAGTCGACCGACAGGACACAAACGCTGCTTCATTACATCAGCAACGTGGTGAGAGAGAAGTATCCtgctgtgtctctgttttacaaCGAGCTTCACTACGTGGACAAGGCTGCCGCAG TGAGTCTGGAGAACGTGCTGAGTGACGTGAAGGAGCTCCAGCGCGGCATGGAGCTCACCTGGAGAGAGTTCAGCGTGTCGCACAACGCTACGCTCAAAGACTTCATCAGCAGGAACGAATCACGGCTCAGCAAACTGCAGGAGGACGCGCGCATTGCTCAG GATGCCTTTGAAGATGCCGTGAAGTTTTTCGGAGAGAGTTCAAAGACGATGCCGCCGTCCGTCTTCTTCCCAATCTTTGTTCGTTTCATCAAAGCCTACAGG CTGGCTGAGGAGGAGAACGAGCAGAGGCGGCGTCAGGAGCAGATGTTGTTGGAGAAACTGGAAcaggaggagcagcaggaggaggaagaggagaccAGG TCTCCATCCCACAGGGGGAAgcggcagcagcaggagctgatCACGGAGCTCAGAAGGCGCCAAGGAAAAGACAGCCGCCATGTTTACGAGGGGAAGGACGGCGCTATCGAGGATATCATAACAG CTCTGAAGACCGTCCCCTTCACGGCTCGGACTGCCAAACGCAGCTCTCGCTTCTTCTGTGACCCCGCCCACACAGAGGAGCACTATTAA
- the LOC100693318 gene encoding formin-like protein 2 isoform X1: protein MGNAESMESQLAVIRSRAAPVRLPMPDPAELEERFSIALNSMNLPPDKVRLLRSYDNEKKWELICDQERFQVKNPPHTYIQKLRGFLDPAVTRKKFRRRVQESTQTLRELEISLRTNHIGWVREFLNEENRGLDVLVEYLSFAQYAVTFDGEQSEAGGEVSSIDSPWSRSIEDLHGDCSLPSPSSSVPRAARHSISSTLVTRSNTLPSRRTLKNSRLVCKKDDVHVCIMCLRAIMNYQYGFNMVMSHPHAVNEIALSLNNRNPRTKALVLELLAAVCLVRGGHEIILSAFDNFKTVCSESMRFEKLMEHFKNEDDNIDFLVACMQFINIVVHSVEDMNFRVHLQYDFTKLNLEEHLERLKHTESDRLQVQIQAYLDNVFDVGTLLEDAETKTAALERVEELEENLATMSERLLDVENEAMLKIVELEKQLMQTNKELDQLRDVYASANSQVHTLRRMVREKDQTIRRQSRLERQAQEAQQAGGPGAPQPQRGEGDGGVADSASPSPPPCPNLSPSPETVAYHSTGPGMGGAPGMPAPPPPPPPPPMPGTSELNLAVSNGPYPAPPPPGPPPPPPPPPPPCRTSELSSVPMPPPPPPVAPPLPGTGGSPTVIFNSGLAEGPLKLFSVKIKKPIQTKFRMPVLNWVALKPSQINGTIFNDIDDESILQDLNVEEFEEMFKTKAQGPAVDLTLSRQKLPQKPPSKVSLLEANRAKNLAITLRKAGQGSEVICRAIQTFDLRTVRVDFVECLMRFLPTEAEVKLLRQYERDRKPLEALSDEDRFMMQFSRLERLGQRMTIMTFMGNFSDNVQMLTPQLHAMIAASVSIKSSQKLKKILEIILALGNYMNSSKRGAVYGFKLQSLDLLLETKSTDRTQTLLHYISNVVREKYPAVSLFYNELHYVDKAAAVSLENVLSDVKELQRGMELTWREFSVSHNATLKDFISRNESRLSKLQEDARIAQDAFEDAVKFFGESSKTMPPSVFFPIFVRFIKAYRLAEEENEQRRRQEQMLLEKLEQEEQQEEEEETRSPSHRGKRQQQELITELRRRQGKDSRHVYEGKDGAIEDIITALKTVPFTARTAKRSSRFFCDPAHTEEHY from the exons aAGTTCAGGAGAAGAGTTCAGGAGTCGACTCAGACGCTCAGAGAGCTCGAGATTTCTCTTCGTACAAACCACATTGG GTGGGTGAGAGAGTTTCTGAACGAGGAGAATCGGGGTCTTGATGTTCTGGTTGAATATTTGTCGTTTGCTCAGTACGCTGTCAC GTTTGATGGAGAACAGTCAGAGGCTGGAGGCGAGGTGTCGTCCATCGACTCTCCCTGGAGTCGTTCGATAGAAGATCTCCATGGTGACTGCAGCCTCCCCTCACCATCCTCCTCTGTACCCCGAGCAGCTCGACACTCCATCAG TTCGACTCTGGTGACTCGATCCAACACGCTGCCGAGTCGTCGAACTCTCAAGAACTCACGACTCGTGTGCAAGAAAGATGATGTTCACGTTTGTATTATGTGTCTGAGAGCCATCATGAACTACCAG TACGGCTTCAACATGGTGATGTCTCATCCTCACGCCGTCAATGAAATTGCTCTCAGCCTCAACAACAGGAACCCAAG GACAAAGGCTCTGGTCTTGGAGTTGTTGGCCGCAGTGTGTTTGGTCAGAGGAGGGCACGAGATCATCCTGTCGGCCTTCGACAACtttaaaact GTGTGCTCCGAGTCAATGCGTTTTGAAAAGTTGATGGAACATTTTAAGAATGAAGATGACAACATCGACTTCTTG GTGGCCTGCATGCAGTTCATCAACATTGTGGTTCACTCTGTGGAGGACATGAACTTCAGAGTCCACTTGCAATATGACTTCACCAAACTCAACCTGGAAGAACACCTGGAG CGGCTAAAGCACACAGAGAGCGACAGGCTGCAGGTTCAGATTCAGGCATACCTGGATAACGTGTTTGATGTTGGGACACTGCTGGAGGATGCAGAGACCAAAACTGCTGCTCTGGAGAGAGTTGAGGAACTGGAGGAGAACCTGGCCACG ATGTCAGAACGTCTGCTGGATGTGGAGAACGAAGCAATGTTGAAGATCGTGGAACTGGAGAAACAGCTGATGCAGACCAACAAAGAGCTGGACCAACTCCGG GATGTGTATGCCAGTGCTAACTCACAGGTGCATACCTTGCGGCGGATGGTCCGGGAAAAGGACCAGACGATCCGACGTCAGAGTCGTCTGGAGCGTCAGGCTCAGGAAGCACAGCAGGCCGGAGGACCCGGAGCTCCTCAACCGCAGAGAGGAGAGGGCGATGGAGGGGTGGCTGATTCTGCCTCTCCGTCACCTCCACCCTGTCCTAACCTGTCCCCCAG CCCTGAGACTGTAGCTTATCACAGCACGGGACCGGGGATGGGCGGAGCCCCAGGCATGCCGgccccacctcctccacctcctcctccaccaatGCCAGGCACAAGTGAGTTGAACCTTGCAG tGTCCAACGGACCGTATCCAGCACCTCCTCCACctggtcctcctcctcctccccctccccctcctcctccttgtcGGACCAGTGAGCTCTCCTCCGTCCCCATGCCCCCGCCTCCTCCACCTGTGGCCCCACCACTCCCAGGAACAGGGGGGTCGCCTACAGTCATCTTTAACTCTGGACTTGCAG AGGGTCCTCTCAAGTTGTTCT CGGTGAAAATAAAGAAGCCAATCCAGACCAAGTTCAGGATGCCGGTGCTGAACTGGGTCGCTCTGAAGCCAAGTCAGATCAACGGAACCATCTTCAATGACATCGATGATGAGTCCATCCTGCAG gaCCTGAACGTGGAGGAGTTCGAGGAGATGTTTAAGACCAAGGCTCAGGGTCCAGCCGTGGACCTAACGCTGTCCAGGCAGAAGCTTCCTCAGAAACCTCCGTCCAAAGTTTCTCTGCTGGAGGCCAACAGAGCCAAAAACCTGGCCATCACGCTGAGGAAGGCCGGccaggggtcagaggtcatcTGCCGTGCCATCCAAAC GTTCGACCTCCGGACCGTTCGAGTGGACTTTGTAGAGTGTCTGATGCGTTTCCTGCCGACGGAGGCTGAGGTGAAGCTGCTACGGCAATATGAGAGGGACCGAAAACCTCTGGAGGCGCTAAGCGACGAAGATCGCTTCATGATGCAGTTCAGTCGCCTTGAAAGACTAGGCCAGCGCATGACCATCATGACTTTCATGGGCAACTTCAGCGACAACGTCCAGATGTTAACACCG CAACTCCACGCCATGATCGCAGCCTCAGTTTCTATAAAGTCATCTcagaagctgaagaagatcctCGAG ATCATCTTGGCTTTGGGAAACTACATGAACAGCAGTAAGAGAGGAGCGGTGTACGGATTCAAGCTGCAGAGCTTAGACctg TTACTGGAGACCAAGTCGACCGACAGGACACAAACGCTGCTTCATTACATCAGCAACGTGGTGAGAGAGAAGTATCCtgctgtgtctctgttttacaaCGAGCTTCACTACGTGGACAAGGCTGCCGCAG TGAGTCTGGAGAACGTGCTGAGTGACGTGAAGGAGCTCCAGCGCGGCATGGAGCTCACCTGGAGAGAGTTCAGCGTGTCGCACAACGCTACGCTCAAAGACTTCATCAGCAGGAACGAATCACGGCTCAGCAAACTGCAGGAGGACGCGCGCATTGCTCAG GATGCCTTTGAAGATGCCGTGAAGTTTTTCGGAGAGAGTTCAAAGACGATGCCGCCGTCCGTCTTCTTCCCAATCTTTGTTCGTTTCATCAAAGCCTACAGG CTGGCTGAGGAGGAGAACGAGCAGAGGCGGCGTCAGGAGCAGATGTTGTTGGAGAAACTGGAAcaggaggagcagcaggaggaggaagaggagaccAGG TCTCCATCCCACAGGGGGAAgcggcagcagcaggagctgatCACGGAGCTCAGAAGGCGCCAAGGAAAAGACAGCCGCCATGTTTACGAGGGGAAGGACGGCGCTATCGAGGATATCATAACAG CTCTGAAGACCGTCCCCTTCACGGCTCGGACTGCCAAACGCAGCTCTCGCTTCTTCTGTGACCCCGCCCACACAGAGGAGCACTATTAA
- the LOC100693318 gene encoding formin-like protein 2 isoform X2 gives MGNAESMESQLAVIRSRAAPVRLPMPDPAELEERFSIALNSMNLPPDKVRLLRSYDNEKKWELICDQERFQVKNPPHTYIQKLRGFLDPAVTRKKFRRRVQESTQTLRELEISLRTNHIGWVREFLNEENRGLDVLVEYLSFAQYAVTFDGEQSEAGGEVSSIDSPWSRSIEDLHGDCSLPSPSSSVPRAARHSISSTLVTRSNTLPSRRTLKNSRLVCKKDDVHVCIMCLRAIMNYQYGFNMVMSHPHAVNEIALSLNNRNPRTKALVLELLAAVCLVRGGHEIILSAFDNFKTVCSESMRFEKLMEHFKNEDDNIDFLVACMQFINIVVHSVEDMNFRVHLQYDFTKLNLEEHLERLKHTESDRLQVQIQAYLDNVFDVGTLLEDAETKTAALERVEELEENLATMSERLLDVENEAMLKIVELEKQLMQTNKELDQLRDVYASANSQVHTLRRMVREKDQTIRRQSRLERQAQEAQQAGGPGAPQPQRGEGDGGVADSASPSPPPCPNLSPSPETVAYHSTGPGMGGAPGMPAPPPPPPPPPMPGTMSNGPYPAPPPPGPPPPPPPPPPPCRTSELSSVPMPPPPPPVAPPLPGTGGSPTVIFNSGLAEGPLKLFSVKIKKPIQTKFRMPVLNWVALKPSQINGTIFNDIDDESILQDLNVEEFEEMFKTKAQGPAVDLTLSRQKLPQKPPSKVSLLEANRAKNLAITLRKAGQGSEVICRAIQTFDLRTVRVDFVECLMRFLPTEAEVKLLRQYERDRKPLEALSDEDRFMMQFSRLERLGQRMTIMTFMGNFSDNVQMLTPQLHAMIAASVSIKSSQKLKKILEIILALGNYMNSSKRGAVYGFKLQSLDLLLETKSTDRTQTLLHYISNVVREKYPAVSLFYNELHYVDKAAAVSLENVLSDVKELQRGMELTWREFSVSHNATLKDFISRNESRLSKLQEDARIAQDAFEDAVKFFGESSKTMPPSVFFPIFVRFIKAYRLAEEENEQRRRQEQMLLEKLEQEEQQEEEEETRSPSHRGKRQQQELITELRRRQGKDSRHVYEGKDGAIEDIITALKTVPFTARTAKRSSRFFCDPAHTEEHY, from the exons aAGTTCAGGAGAAGAGTTCAGGAGTCGACTCAGACGCTCAGAGAGCTCGAGATTTCTCTTCGTACAAACCACATTGG GTGGGTGAGAGAGTTTCTGAACGAGGAGAATCGGGGTCTTGATGTTCTGGTTGAATATTTGTCGTTTGCTCAGTACGCTGTCAC GTTTGATGGAGAACAGTCAGAGGCTGGAGGCGAGGTGTCGTCCATCGACTCTCCCTGGAGTCGTTCGATAGAAGATCTCCATGGTGACTGCAGCCTCCCCTCACCATCCTCCTCTGTACCCCGAGCAGCTCGACACTCCATCAG TTCGACTCTGGTGACTCGATCCAACACGCTGCCGAGTCGTCGAACTCTCAAGAACTCACGACTCGTGTGCAAGAAAGATGATGTTCACGTTTGTATTATGTGTCTGAGAGCCATCATGAACTACCAG TACGGCTTCAACATGGTGATGTCTCATCCTCACGCCGTCAATGAAATTGCTCTCAGCCTCAACAACAGGAACCCAAG GACAAAGGCTCTGGTCTTGGAGTTGTTGGCCGCAGTGTGTTTGGTCAGAGGAGGGCACGAGATCATCCTGTCGGCCTTCGACAACtttaaaact GTGTGCTCCGAGTCAATGCGTTTTGAAAAGTTGATGGAACATTTTAAGAATGAAGATGACAACATCGACTTCTTG GTGGCCTGCATGCAGTTCATCAACATTGTGGTTCACTCTGTGGAGGACATGAACTTCAGAGTCCACTTGCAATATGACTTCACCAAACTCAACCTGGAAGAACACCTGGAG CGGCTAAAGCACACAGAGAGCGACAGGCTGCAGGTTCAGATTCAGGCATACCTGGATAACGTGTTTGATGTTGGGACACTGCTGGAGGATGCAGAGACCAAAACTGCTGCTCTGGAGAGAGTTGAGGAACTGGAGGAGAACCTGGCCACG ATGTCAGAACGTCTGCTGGATGTGGAGAACGAAGCAATGTTGAAGATCGTGGAACTGGAGAAACAGCTGATGCAGACCAACAAAGAGCTGGACCAACTCCGG GATGTGTATGCCAGTGCTAACTCACAGGTGCATACCTTGCGGCGGATGGTCCGGGAAAAGGACCAGACGATCCGACGTCAGAGTCGTCTGGAGCGTCAGGCTCAGGAAGCACAGCAGGCCGGAGGACCCGGAGCTCCTCAACCGCAGAGAGGAGAGGGCGATGGAGGGGTGGCTGATTCTGCCTCTCCGTCACCTCCACCCTGTCCTAACCTGTCCCCCAG CCCTGAGACTGTAGCTTATCACAGCACGGGACCGGGGATGGGCGGAGCCCCAGGCATGCCGgccccacctcctccacctcctcctccaccaatGCCAGGCACAA tGTCCAACGGACCGTATCCAGCACCTCCTCCACctggtcctcctcctcctccccctccccctcctcctccttgtcGGACCAGTGAGCTCTCCTCCGTCCCCATGCCCCCGCCTCCTCCACCTGTGGCCCCACCACTCCCAGGAACAGGGGGGTCGCCTACAGTCATCTTTAACTCTGGACTTGCAG AGGGTCCTCTCAAGTTGTTCT CGGTGAAAATAAAGAAGCCAATCCAGACCAAGTTCAGGATGCCGGTGCTGAACTGGGTCGCTCTGAAGCCAAGTCAGATCAACGGAACCATCTTCAATGACATCGATGATGAGTCCATCCTGCAG gaCCTGAACGTGGAGGAGTTCGAGGAGATGTTTAAGACCAAGGCTCAGGGTCCAGCCGTGGACCTAACGCTGTCCAGGCAGAAGCTTCCTCAGAAACCTCCGTCCAAAGTTTCTCTGCTGGAGGCCAACAGAGCCAAAAACCTGGCCATCACGCTGAGGAAGGCCGGccaggggtcagaggtcatcTGCCGTGCCATCCAAAC GTTCGACCTCCGGACCGTTCGAGTGGACTTTGTAGAGTGTCTGATGCGTTTCCTGCCGACGGAGGCTGAGGTGAAGCTGCTACGGCAATATGAGAGGGACCGAAAACCTCTGGAGGCGCTAAGCGACGAAGATCGCTTCATGATGCAGTTCAGTCGCCTTGAAAGACTAGGCCAGCGCATGACCATCATGACTTTCATGGGCAACTTCAGCGACAACGTCCAGATGTTAACACCG CAACTCCACGCCATGATCGCAGCCTCAGTTTCTATAAAGTCATCTcagaagctgaagaagatcctCGAG ATCATCTTGGCTTTGGGAAACTACATGAACAGCAGTAAGAGAGGAGCGGTGTACGGATTCAAGCTGCAGAGCTTAGACctg TTACTGGAGACCAAGTCGACCGACAGGACACAAACGCTGCTTCATTACATCAGCAACGTGGTGAGAGAGAAGTATCCtgctgtgtctctgttttacaaCGAGCTTCACTACGTGGACAAGGCTGCCGCAG TGAGTCTGGAGAACGTGCTGAGTGACGTGAAGGAGCTCCAGCGCGGCATGGAGCTCACCTGGAGAGAGTTCAGCGTGTCGCACAACGCTACGCTCAAAGACTTCATCAGCAGGAACGAATCACGGCTCAGCAAACTGCAGGAGGACGCGCGCATTGCTCAG GATGCCTTTGAAGATGCCGTGAAGTTTTTCGGAGAGAGTTCAAAGACGATGCCGCCGTCCGTCTTCTTCCCAATCTTTGTTCGTTTCATCAAAGCCTACAGG CTGGCTGAGGAGGAGAACGAGCAGAGGCGGCGTCAGGAGCAGATGTTGTTGGAGAAACTGGAAcaggaggagcagcaggaggaggaagaggagaccAGG TCTCCATCCCACAGGGGGAAgcggcagcagcaggagctgatCACGGAGCTCAGAAGGCGCCAAGGAAAAGACAGCCGCCATGTTTACGAGGGGAAGGACGGCGCTATCGAGGATATCATAACAG CTCTGAAGACCGTCCCCTTCACGGCTCGGACTGCCAAACGCAGCTCTCGCTTCTTCTGTGACCCCGCCCACACAGAGGAGCACTATTAA